In the genome of Candoia aspera isolate rCanAsp1 chromosome 4, rCanAsp1.hap2, whole genome shotgun sequence, the window GCCACAGTCAGAGCTCTCTGGATTAGGAGGACCGCATCTGGGCAGCAAAGGCTGAATCACCCACTGGGCAGCAGGACAGGGTCCTGAACCCTCCCCCCCTCCACTGGCACCGAGTGAAGCTCTGCAGAGCAGATGAGCGGGACCTGCCCGGCCGCAGGGACACTGCGTGATGGACGCCCCAAGCGGGGCGGGGCAGCACAAGGGGCTGCTCTGCAGAAATGACCCAGGTCAACACATCCGTGCTGTGTGAAGGTAGTCACTGCTTCGCCTACTTTATCTGAAAGCTGGGACGAACCTTGAGCTGATATTGAGCATTTCAACTTGcattccttcccttctcttccttttttccctcccctcccctcccctcccctcctccttcccttccatctcctctcctctccccctccccctccccctcccctccccttcccttggtgaccttgggccagcccctctctctcagccccaggaaggaggcaatggccaaccacttctgaaaaacctgccaagaaaacagcagggactggtccaggcagcctccgagaatcggacacgatggAACGGATTAAAAAAGCCTACAAGGAACTGGCTAGCCACCGCCAAGTGGCAAGTCTAAGCTCTAGAAAAGCAGAGTTACCTGCTGATGTTCCAGATGTCTGTGGAGCCCTGCTGGGAATCTTGGCAATATTTGGGGCTTAAGGAGGTCCACCAGGTGTGTGGGGAGTGTCCTTAAATAAGGATTATTGCCAGCCCTCTTTGCACAGCTCTCTGTGTACTTTTGCCGTGGGCCACGTTTCCAGCTGTCCAAACTGGGGATTGATTTACACAGCTTGGAATGTTGGGAGCTGCCCAACAGGCTCTTGtcctggggaaaagaggaggaggaaggagcgtgaggcatgttcaccaccttgagtgatttataaaagtaataataaaggcggggtggaaaataaataaacaaacaaataaacaaacaaacaaacaaataaataaataaagatacttACATTATTTTTATGGTTGATTTCTAATCAAATATATACTGACCACTAACTGTACAATCTTGGGATTTCCTTTCTCCACATAGATATTATATTTCTGTATCagttattctttcctttttttctttttgcttgttcatctatcatctatcaatatctatctattgtctatctatctatcatctatttatcatctatctatcatctatctctctctatctttcatctatctatctatctatatttatctattatctatttttatctatcatctatttttatctatcacatctatctatcatctatcatctgtctatcagcTATCTcctccatccacccatccatccatccatctcttatctatctatctatctatctatctatctatctatctatctatctatcaatcatctatcatctatctatctatatttatctatcatctatttttatctatcacatctatctatcatatatcatctgtctatcagctatctccatctatccatccatccatccatccatccatccatccttctatctctatctatctatctatctatctatctatctatcagctatctctatctatctgtctgtctgtctgtctgtctatctttcgtcatctatctatatctaaaaAGAATCTGGGGATGGGGGAAGGCTGGATGGACAAAAACGCAGAATGGAAGCTGAAAACCAGGTGCGGTATCATCTTGACCAATTGGCTGAATGTTACTAATCCTGATCTGTCAGGCTCCAGTCTACCCACTTTCGTAAAGATGCAAGGAGCTACTCAGGCAGAACCAAATGATTCATCTATGCAATATTCTTACCTTGATGGAGCTCAAGACGGTACCTcgcctccaattttccccacagcaacaaccctgcgagAGGGGGCGTTGGAAAGATACAGAAACCAAAGGCTTGGCTGAACCAGAGCGAATCCATGTTTGAATGGAAATAACCTTTTCTAGTAAGCACGATGGATAGTGAACTTAATGAAGAAAAGGACAAATATTCCACTTAAGAAGCACACACAGTCCATATGAATGCACAGTGGCGTGGAAATACAACAGCCGATTAAAAGAAGGAGGTGCTGAAGGCCAGGGGAAGATCAAAGTAGGACTGATGGGTAAAAAGACCATCAGGATGTGGTCAGATCTCTCCAGGAACAGCTAAACCTCTCCTCAAATGATCTCCTCCATTGCAACCACATTCCATGAGAAATCTGATGAGAACCAGCTGGTCCAGGGCCAACGCTTTTAGGTTATAAAATAGGAAGCGAAGAGATGCTCTGTGGATAAGCCAGGAGAAGTTTACATTGGTTGGGGAAATCATGCTGatcggggggcaggggggggctctaattcactgtttctcaacctcggccactttaagctgggtggacttcaactcccagaattccccagccagcatggctggctggggaattctgggagttgaagtccacccagcttaaagtggccgaggttgggaaacactgctcaaaTTAGTTGTGCTGGAACTGAGAAATGCCTGAAAGGAGGCCTGTATTCAACCTCTGACTCCAGAAACTTTTACTCATGGAGCTGTGTAATGTTTCCTTGGCTGGGGACCCAGAtgctgagaaagaagaaagaatattctTTGTTTTCCTAAGTGACCCAAACTTTCCCAGGCAATTTCTGGGGCCATGAAGCCGGGTCTCCTCGGGCCCAGTCCTACAAGCCCGGTTAATTTGGTTAGGTTAACAGCATATAGGGTTAACTCCCTAACCGAGTTAGACCCATTGCGCAAAAGCCATTCCTTTCCTTCCCTGACCTGCCCGCTTGAACTTCTGCTTTGCAGATGAACACAAAGAGGGAGTTTTTCAATCTTTCCCTGCTAAGATAAGAGGGAAGGCTTCAGTCTTGAGGTTGTGCCAGCAGAGATTCAGGCTTCCCCTGGGAACATACCCAAATGGGTCTGGAGACTTTAGACTAAAAGCCTATTATGAAAGGGTTGTTTGTGCAGAACCTGGTGTTGACTTTGTTGGCAGGGAAAGTGGGTAGAAGTGTGGTTGGGCAATCTGGGAGGACTTCCTGCCCCTGTTTAGAAGTGtagaaaggagggaagggaagaaaggggaGCCCTTATGGGAGGAAGGTCTTTAGGTGGGCCTAAACCTTGGTGTTATCGCTCCAACCCATTAAATTTCCTATGAATCTTCTGCCTCCACTCTGCTGAAAAGAACATCTGCATTTGTTTCCATGTGCAAAATGGGAAGCTTGCCTGCTCTCTGTTCTGGCCCACCAGGGCCCTCCAGGTCTTTCCATCCTTTCGCTGGGCAGCTGGGCATCCTTTCAGACAAGACCCAGGGTCTGCTGTCCATCCCCAGGTCTTGCTTCCTAGGGGGGAATACTCAGTCCTCCAAGTTTCGCCCAAAGAGATTCAGGCTGCCCCTGGGAACACACCTTGATGGATCAGTAAACTTTGCACCCAAAGACTCATACCAAAGTTTTGTCCGAACAAAGATCAGCCTTACGTGTCAGGTCCCTGCCCAAGCGATGTGTGCTGTACACAGTGTTGACTTCACTGGCATGGAAAGTGGGTAGAAAATGGGTTTGGTCATCAGCCAGAATCTTCTGGCCCTGCCAGAGTTTGGCGCTCCGGTttcaaggtggaaggaaggaaggaaggaaggaaggaaggaaggaaggaaggaaggaagattgtgTCCTTAATGGATTGTATCTAGATAACTGGCATCTTGGCATCACAGGCAGGTGGGACATTTGGATCCTGCTGCTTCCTCCCAGCCCTTGGGTTTCCCTCCACTGTGTGTGTTTCGAGACCGTTGTGGAGCTAAACCGGCGTgtttcaaccttggccgctttaagatgggtggaccaactcccagaattccccagccagcatgtctggacttcaactcccagaattccccagctagcatggctgactggggaattctgggagttgaaggccgtacatcttcaagtggccaaggttgaaaaatactgatctgTATCCATGGGTGTCCACCGTGGGATGGACATGGGGCAGGGGCAAGGCCACACATGACCTCACGAACATCATGATGCTGTTGTACAAACGACGTTATGTAATCAGCACCTATTTCTATCATTTGCATAACAATGTCGTAACATATGTCCTCATAGGGCCAGACCCCAGTGGGAAAAACCCCTGGGCTTGAGCACATGGATGGCTCAGCACTTAGTTTGTTTCTTTGCaagttttttccagaaaaaggaatctGATCTATTCTTGGCTATAAATGAAGTGGTGATTAACGGCACAGGTATGCACTCAGGAGCTCATGGTGTTTCCAGAGGTTAAAACAAATGGCTTGTACTTGGCACATCGAAGGTCCCACatctattataataataatagattaatCCAGGAACCATACGTTGGGAATGGCAACCACCCTCCATCTTAGGGCTCAGGTGTCTTTCTCTGATCCCCCTGGGACCTTTGACATGCAAAGTAATAAGCTAATAATAGCTATTATTGATGTCTATCCAGAAGCAGGAACTGTGGTTGCTTGTTACTGATGGTGGAATGTGGCGGGGGTGGGATGgaatagagcagggttcctcaacctttgctttgctggctggggaattctgggagttgaagtccgcacagcttagaatggccaaggttgaggaaccctggaatAGGGAGTTTCCTCCAGCTTTGATCAATCCCCTCTTCCCCACTGGCTGGTTACAGGGATCTTTACTGCTCTGCCAGAGGTTGTGGGCAGTCTGGGAGAGGAGCGCAagacttaaaccagtgtttctcaaacttggccactgtaagaagtcagacttcaactcccagaattccccaggcagccaagtttgagaaacactgacttaaacaATCAAGAAATGGAGGAGGGATCTGTTGGGAGCTTCTCTCATAAACGTTGACTAAGTCCTGGTGGTGAGAAACTGGGGAAGGAAGGATTCATCACAGTGGTCATGGTTgaattgttggaagacctgaaggaccaggctggggacagatcctgaCGGAGAAAAGCTATCAACGTGGTGGCTaaaagtcaacaatgacttgatggcacataatcaatcaatcagagcaAGTTGGGACGGGCCCCAGGTGGATGTTGTGGTTAGTAGGTGGGTGGGTCATAGCCTCATGCTGGCTTAGGGAGATGGCACTTTGTCAGCAGGTCTGGATTCagacataaaacaattaaactctgcagttttcttcatcttcttttatCGGCCAAGAGATGTCAGGGGCtgcacagtgtcatgttcactgtttcaatgtgcactgtacatcgtaacgtttcccatgccgtggcgctgacgcgcgtttctgtttgggagggagctgctgtgaaaccttgtgccaagctctgtatctgtgttcatttcaatggaatgtgtttcggttatgtgctcggctcaaggacttttcccgcagaccatcagaagccgttgggaacacctgggattgtgagcctgggaagagtctacggggggagggatctcgtttgcaccgagggtttttagtttgcatttggcgtgcttttatcattctcagctttctctgtgatcctgcatactattctttaataaatcagatatctttgcattcctgctcatgagtctgatggtgttttaggataggcaaccattacacacagtctttcagaaatggaaaaactgCTGGCAATCCATTTAGGCAGGAAACAGTAGAAGAGGGAATTAGAAAGGATAGGAAAAGTTTCCCCCAAATCGAGATAAAGCCTAGCAAAGaaattgggggataaaaggaaaagaaattttaaaactgTTGAGAAAGATGGCAAGCAACCaacaggaaaagagaaggaattcCTGAAAGGGATGGGCAAATCTATTTCACTTTCAACAAGAGTCGCATTTTGCAAAGAAGAGACTCGCCCTGCCTCATTTgagcatttatttccatttttaaaaagctgcatgaTGTATATTTATGCAATTTCATTCAAACCGTTTCCCGAACAGGTCTCTTCTGAACGCCACAGCACATCCCTCGCCCTCCCCACCTGAATACAGAGTCTCCAATATCTGGCCATTTGCACACAGTACACACTCCTGGCTTGACGAATCGCAgcacaaaaagggggggggatgtgAAAGAAGGCTGGGGATTCTAATTGCGCAATCGCAAGAGTTTAGAAAGCCTCAACCTGGTCAAGTAGGTCTAAGAGGGAAAAGCAAAGCTTAAAAATTGGGGAATTGCTATCTTTTTCTGCAAATGTTGTTCAAAGGTCTGAGGCCGGACCCTTCTCAATCATATCTTAGATGGGGATGGTGGCACCGATGACAACCCTGTATTTCTTGAAGAATTTCTTAAAGCCGTTCTTGATCTTCCGGAAAAATTTCTTGAATCTCTTCACGCGTTTGGGCTGATGCTGGAGAGACAGAAAAGGACCGTCTCTCGTCAGGCCTCGTTCCCCAACAGGTGGCCCGTGGGCCATTCAACCCCTTCCGGTTTCTCCTTCCCACCCAGGCGCTCGGGTGCAGCATTGGCATTTCTGGAGAGCAAAGGGTGCGTATTTTCTACCCTTCGGGGGTCGGGCTTAAAGGCAAAACTCATTCATTACAGACCTTATTTGGGAAATGCAGATTTAAAATGGCATTGCTGAGAAGCATTGGGAGGGCAAGAAGGAGATTCTGCCccttctggggtgggggagggggtggaTGTGATTTTAGCTCCCGGGATTGAGTGACTGTGTCTTTCCTCAGTCTGCATCCCAGGAGACCATCTGTCTCCAAACTCTAAACTCTCAGGCACGCGGGCACTGAGAAGTGGCATGAGGATTCCCTCCCCAGAGCCCTGAAGGCGAAGGAAGGGAAATACCGACCGAGGGCTTTCCAGAAATTACTTCATTACATTCCCAGCATATCTCAGCACGGGCAGGTTCCTGACTCAGGAGGAACCAAAGCTTGGGAGATGCCGTTTATGCGGACTTTCCTCTCCAGCACGCGTAGCAAATGGAGGACCACAGCTGGGCTGGCATCCCTCTCGCCCGGCCAATGGTTCAACCCCCCTTCTAGGCTGTGAGCTCATCACAGGAGGCCCAGCCACCCCCCACCTCcttaccttctcctcctcctccttctcctccacctttCCCCCCACGGTTTCACAGGTGAGGACAGCCACTGGGGGCCTTTCCTCAAGGAAATAGTAGCCCGAGCATTCCTTGACCAGCTGCAGAGAGAAGAAAGCCGGCTGAGAATCAGGCCCTCCCCCGGAACGGGCCAGACGGGTGCCACCACTCCCTTTGCCGTGGCAGAAATCTTGGATCAGTCCCTGGCATTGCTTCAACCATGCTCCTCCAGGGCAACATTAGACAAGCTAAGCCGGGTCAGCCTCGGTCCCTCCACGTGCACTTTAGGGGGACAGGAAACGGTGGCTTCCAGGGCCGTTGAAGGGTTAAAGCGTAGGGCCCCTTCTCTGTCCGTGGCGCTGGGCCCAGGAGTTGGTCTGGAGAGCCTGGGGGAAGCGTGCCTCTCAAGacgaagaaggaaggagagaggcgGTTTTCTTCAGCCCAGGCGGGGTGGAAAGCCAGTTTCATGTCTGCCAAGTGACGCCTGACAGAAGTGCCAGGGCCCCGTCCCCATCTAGGACATGGTGCTGGCCCAGGCGGCCACTGACCACTCACCCCGTCGTCCTTGAAGTCACATTCACCCTCGGCCTGTTCGTCTTCCACCAGGCACACCGTCTCTTTGATGGTGAAGTTCAGCTCTTGAACGCCCTCAGAAGTGGGGTCCTGAAACGGGACGTGGCCAAGCAGAGCGGTTAGTCTGGAGACCCCTGCACTGTCTCCCGCTCTACCGTGGAGTCATGTCTGAATGAACCTCGAGGTATCCCCTGAATGTTGCTGAAGAGCAGAGCCCGTGCGGGTCCCAGATGTTGTGGGTCCGATGCCCCTCAGCCCCCTTCCCCACGCTGGGAGAACGGAGTGGGTGGATCTCCCTTCACAACCAGCtcacaagcagccccagagctgcgtCCCAACAGGGATGTGTCTGTTCTACGAGGGCTCCAAACGGGCAGGATCGAGTCCACCACGGGCCGGAAGTAACTCCCCCAACTCAGAAGAGCTGAGCTTTTAGCCTTGCTGGGGAAGACAATAATATCGTACCCGAATGGAGTTCCCAAAGCCCTTTTCTGTGGGGTGCAGGAAGATTGTTTTGCAAGAATGCCCAACCCCGCCCGGAGCATATGGGACACCCCACGTCCCCGTTTGGTTCCCAGCTCTCCTGCATCTTGTATGTTCTTTGGGACGAGAGACCTCATTTTGGGCGTAGTGGGGAGGTGCCGGACTAGGAGCAGTCTCGGTTCTGGCCCCTGCGCGGCCATAGGAGCGCCCGGGGGGTCTTTGGCCGCTCCTCTCTCCCTGCCCAGCCCACTCCACTAGAGGGGAAGGATGGAGGAAGGAAAGCTACCTTTGCTCCCGTGAGCTTCTGGGGGGAAGGTGGGCTGTCCTCATCCTCCTCTCCATCATCCTTATCATCCACCTCTCCatcatcctcctcttcctcctcctctccatcatCCTCATCCTTATGATCTGCATCATTTCCATCCTCCTCATCTTCATCTCCCTCctcatctccctcctcctcctcctcctcctcctcctcctcttcttcctaggCCACATCATGCCCTGCCAGGTCCAGTGGACTCACCCATTCGGGCTGGGGGGCAGCCTCCAGGAGCCGAAAGAGGGCGTCTTCCCCTGCTTTCTCGTTGTAGAGCTCCACTCCAAACCCCACGGCCTCTTCATAGGTCAGCGGTttgtgtggtggtggggagggcCCAGAGGCTGAGACGGCCCCGACCACCAGCAGGATCCTCCAGAAGCCCCCTTCCATGGCTGGCTGCGGCGCTCTGGGTGGCAGGAGCTGATGTGGCCCCAGGACCTTGACGCCTGCTTTTATGCGCTGATGCTCGGGTCATCTGCCTGCTGGCTGCTGGCCAGGGGTTTTCCCCGCTGAATTCTACTGGGATGTCCCTGCAGAACAGACCCTCCTTTCTTGGGAAGGGGGTAGAGGCAAAACAGGGCTCCCGTGCCAAGAAGGAACTCATTTGCTCAGGTGGGAAACTGAAGGACAAGGAAGCAGATCGACACAAGGAAGTTTTGGTCGGGACCCATGCAGGGTGGCTGATGCAGATGATAACCATCTCCTTTTTCTCAGTTCAGAAGGGCCAGGGATCAGTGCCAAGGCGCCACTTCGGGTCAGGAGAGCATTCTTCCTCCTTAAATAACCTTGCGTGGGATCGTCCACCTTTGGCACACTGCGCAGTGCCTGTGGACGATCCCACGCTAACACCACGCCCTTGCTCTCCTCCGCTGCTCCACTCACTTCAGCCATTGAGAGCCCCATTCCTCATCTTCCCCTCTGGAGTCTTCAGACTTTGTCACTGTCCTAAATTCTCACTGGGAGCCGTCTGAAGTCCGTGGCGCTGCCTGCCTGAAACGTGGCagctttaaggcgtgtggacttccaCTGGGgggtcttcaagctgccaggttggagaaacactgctgtggagGCTTCTCTGAGTAAAACTCAGCAAAGCCTCTTTGGGgtccagctcagctcctggtcaTCGTAGCAGCAACACTGAAGGGCCGTTTCTTCTCCTGCGATGTCCTTTCGACGTCTCTCTAGTGgggcccttctcaaccttttgaccctggagggaccctcgAAATAtgttccaggcctcagggaacccctgcaccttcagcctcaaacataggccagaagttacaaaattattataaaagttgtttgtttatctttattaaataaatgttgggCTGTTTTCCTACCATTGTCTGGTTAAGTGGGGCATTTGTTTATGAAGTGCTGTTGTTGTTAGTTCCCATCGAGTCGTATGTGGCCCAGGGCGACCCCAGGTTTAACAgagcgaaatgctgtttggtcttgcgccacgTGCCCGGCTGTTCCAGTGTTGGCACCCATTGTTGCTACGATTGCGTCAATCCATCGCATCGAAGGTCCTCCTCTTTTCCGCCAGCCCTCGACTTTGCCAGACCTGATGCCCTTtccaagcgatcggtctttccagacgatgtgcccaaagcatGAGAGTCTCAGCCTAGTCAGCTTCGCCTCTAGGGAAGATTCTGggtgtatttcttctaaaactgatttgtttgttctccggcagcccatggtattttcagtcatcttcgccaacaccacagttGGAATGCATCAAtccttcttctctcttccttttttaatgcccaaccttcacaggcatatgtggcaatttaGAAgcccatggcgtgagtcagatgcacctttgaaTGAAGTAATTTTGGGTAATTATTACTTCCAGGATACTGTCCAAGTTGGTATGTGCTCCCAGCTCCCAGTCATCTCTGTTGGTGGTCTTGAAGTCAGGGTTTTGTGGCATTTTTACA includes:
- the LOC134496128 gene encoding uncharacterized protein LOC134496128, with product MKGAWAALLVLGMVSAARPAGLITHQQAITSAVDLYNQQANSSFAFRLLEAEAQPDWDPTGRAAQGLKFTIKETVCPAAQRANLSQCEFKEDGVDQDCSGIYSGQPDPPTVSVQCEDIDQEVFSGLLPSSAVRTGRRRWGTGPWRQFEGAREPSLLREIVPGKSVKVLGPHQLLPPRAPQPAMEGGFWRILLVVGAVSASGPSPPPHKPLTYEEAVGFGVELYNEKAGEDALFRLLEAAPQPEWDPTSEGVQELNFTIKETVCLVEDEQAEGECDFKDDGLVKECSGYYFLEERPPVAVLTCETVGGKVEEKEEEEKHQPKRVKRFKKFFRKIKNGFKKFFKKYRVVIGATIPI